A genomic window from Montipora capricornis isolate CH-2021 chromosome 8, ASM3666992v2, whole genome shotgun sequence includes:
- the LOC138014133 gene encoding uncharacterized protein yields MAPLPLVRLRLPLRAFARVSVDYGGPFITVQGRGKQREKRWLCLFTCLTCRAVHLEMSFDLDTHNFLKCFVRMASRRGYPQEIVSDRGTNFIGADVELRELLDGLDRDKIKDQTVSKGVKWFFNPPLAPHFGGVHEVMIKAAKKAFRAILGDADVNDEELITTFAGVEALMNSLSLTYQSANPKDVTPLTPNHFLHGQAGGLSAPASVDEKSFNPRKRWRRIQE; encoded by the coding sequence ATGGCACCACTGCCCCTTGTCCGACTGCGATTGCCACTTCGAGCATTTGCTCGAGTCTCAGTTGACTATGGTGGCCCTTTTATTACCGTCCAGGGTCGGGGAAAGCAAAGAGAGAAACGCTGGTTGTGTCTATTCACCTGCCTAACATGTCGCGCAGTACATTTGGAGATGTCGTTTGATTTAGACACTCACAATTTTCTTAAGTGTTTCGTTCGAATGGCAAGTCGCCGGGGATACCCTCAAGAGATCGTTAGTGACCGAGGTACAAATTTCATCGGAGCGGACGTGGAACTTCGGGAACTACTGGATGGTCTGGATCGAGACAAGATCAAAGACCAAACTGTAAGCAAAGGAGTGAAATGGTTCTTTAATCCACCTTTGGCGCCCCATTTCGGAGGAGTTCATGAAGTTATGATCAAGGCAGCAAAAAAGGCTTTTCGAGCGATCCTTGGTGATGCGGACGTCAACGACGAAGAGTTAATCACAACATTCGCTGGTGTTGAAGCGTTGATGAATTCTCTCTCTCTTACATATCAGTCAGCAAACCCAAAAGATGTCACTCCCTTGACTCCAAACCACTTCCTCCATGGTCAAGCAGGAGGACTCTCAGCGCCTGCGTCCGTTGATGAAAAATCCTTTAACCCGAGGAAAAGATGGAGAAGAATCCAGGAATAG
- the LOC138060798 gene encoding uncharacterized protein isoform X2 → MMSCYFSFRGLAILFWLWLACVKNKTYAVRAGALSSSSILDCNVRGKYLLQLNSFLVPVLQSPSRSRFVKCWRAKTDGWAASTFHSNCDGKGPTVTIIEVGSYIFGGYTDVSWSNPPQHSCGYASSRKSFIYSLYNINGYTPVKLGVKYVFQNVAIYRCSSYGPTFGARDILISNKAASHQSSQAACGLFYVLPPGYSSTGDDCRFYAGGESHYFTPTDVEVFYETTT, encoded by the exons ATGATGAGCTGTTACTTTTCCTTTCGTGGCTTGGCCATTCTCTTTTGGCTTTGGTTGGCTTGTGTTAAGAACAAGACGTACGCTGTTCGAG CGGGCGCCCTCAGCTCATCAAGTATTCTTGACTGCAACGTCAGAGGGAAGTATCTCCTCCAGTTGAATTCATTTTTAGTTCCAGTTCTACAGAGCCCATCTCGCAGCAGGTTTGTGAAGTGTTGGCGCGCTAAGACAGATGGCTGGGCAGCATCCACCTTCCACAGCAACTGTGATGGAAAGGGTCCCACTGTTACAATAATCGAAGTTGGCAGCTACATATTTGGTGGATACACTGACGTATCTTGGTCCAACCCTCCGCAAC ATTCTTGTGGTTATGCTTCATCCCGTAAATCGTTTATCTACTCACTGTACAACATCAATGGCTACACTCCTGTTAAGCTGGGTGTCAAATATGTATTTCAGAATGTCGCTATATACAGATGTTCCAGTTACGGACCAACCTTTGGCGCAAGAGACATCCTCATTTCAAACAAAGCTGCCAGCCACCAAAGTTCGCAAGCAGCTTGTGGCTTGTTTTACGTCCTTCCCCCAGGGTATTCTTCAACTGGTGATGACTGTAGATTTTATGCAGGAGGAGAAAGCCACTATTTCACTCCCACTGATGTCGAGGTATTCTACGAAACAACCACTTAG